CGTGCTGCGGGGCGAGCAGTTCCGACAAATCCGGCTGCAGGTCGCGGGGCAGAACCAGCGTGAGATTGGCAAAGTCGGTGTTGAGCATCGCATGCGGTTTGTCCATGTCGATGATCAGCATGTCGCCGGCAACAATGCGTTCGTCACCTTCGGCGAGACCGCCCCCTTCCAGAAAAACCTGAACCAGAATGTGATCCATGTCGTCTTTTGCGATCCGGCTTTCGCTCCGGGAGAAAAGCTGAGATTCCGACCTTGTGACGCCAAACACGGTCTCGCCGAGATTACAGGCATCAATACGGGCATGGATGTCCTGTGCGGGCTTTCCCCCTTCGGGTGACGCGAGATCAAAAAAGACCCCGATATTTTCCCGCCAGACATCAAACCGGTCCGCAGCATCGAAATCATGACTGTCGAAGTGGACGACCGGTACTGCCGGAGGAGAGATTTCTGAATTCATCAGGTGCCTTCTGTTGAGCTGTTTTCGTTTGGCAGTCGATACCGGCTTCAAGAACAGAACGAAACCACAGCAGATGGTAAGGTTCCATCCTAACGTTCTGTTGGAATAGAGGGTCAACTGATTTTGAAGCCCCAGTCATGGACAGCATCAAGAGAAGTTCAATATCGTCGGATCATGAAAGTGATCAGCCGGTTAACTCTGTGGATTGCCGTTGTGTGAAGGGGGCTGATTCAACGAGGGGGGACGATCGGCATCTCCTGGTTGTTCTGCCCGTATTGTTGTTTCGGAAGGACAATATGGGACGTAAATGCTGTTGATCTCCCGGTTGGGTATGAATGTCAGGGAGGTGCTATGCCAGATTGCAACATCCGGGGATTGCGTTTTGAACGACCCGTTAGAATGTCTGTGGCGGGGTATTGAATTTGCCTGATGGTCAACCGCGGAAACTTTTCCGCAAAGCGGCGCTCGACCGGCTGTCATCGCCGGAGCAACTCGACCGGCTGGTTCCGATATCAGATACTTTTGGCTGGCTGGCACTGCTGACGCTGCTTCTGCTGCTGTCGGTTGCTGTTGTGTGGGGCGTTTTCGGGCGGATACCGGACCAGGTTGAGGGGAAGGGTATTCTGGTCAATACGGGAGGACGCATCATTGATGCGATGAGCCCGTCTGCCGGCACCGTGATCAATCTGCGGGTTGACCGGAATGATTTCGTAAAAAAGGGTCAGGAAATTGCGGCCATCGAGCAGACCGGCCTGCAGGATGAATATATTGGCGCGCTGGAGATGCTGGCGGAACGGCGCGACGAGCGGGATACGAGAGAACGGCTGTTCGCGGCAGAGTTTGCGCTGAAGGAAAACAACTTTACCCAGCAGATAAGAGCACAGAAGCAGATCATTCAGGCGGCGCGGAACAGAAGGTCCTTTCTGGCAACCAAGATTACCGGTCTCGAAGGATTGATCGCCAAAGGCTACACAACCAATGACCGTCTTGAAGAAGCGAATGTGGATTATAATGCTGCTGTACAGGACATCAGTACGGCGCAAAACCGCATTCTGGAAATCGAGGCAGAGAAACTTGATCTCCGGTCAATGCACCAGAAAGACCTGACGGGCATTGATCAGCGGATATCAGAGGCCGAACGCAAGCTGCGCGAGATTGAAACCCGGATGAGTGCAGATGCCCGGGTCATTGCCCCGGCGAGTGGTCGAATCACGGAGCTGAAGGTTTTTGAAGGTTCGGTTCTGCAGGCCGGTGCTGCAATTGCCAGTATCGCCACTACCGGCGATGCGCTGCAGGCGGTTCTCTATATTCCGACGGAGGATGGCAAGCGGGTGGAACCGGGTATGACCGTCCGTATTTCGCCATCTTCTGTAAAGAAAGAGGAGCACGGGTCAATTCTGGGAATTGTGACCGAAGTGTCAGCTTTTCCGGCGACACGTCAGGGGATGCTTACGGTTCTGCAGAATGATGATCTGGTGACAGCCTATTCGGAAACTGGCGCACCTTATGCGACCCGCGTCAACCTGATGGCTGATCCGCAGACTGTCAGCGGTTTTAAATGGACCTCCGGCGGTGGCCCGCGTCTGGATATAACCGGTGGCTCCACAGTCGAAGCTGAAATTACCGTCAGCGAAGACCCGCCGATCAACCTGATCATACCTTTCATCCGTAAACATACGGGGATCGGCTTCTGGTCTGAAGTTGTCAATTGACCGATGAGTGAGGCTGCCAAGCCATTCTCGCAATCCGGAGGGGGAAAAAAGAACCGGAGAGTGCGAACGCCCACCATCCTGCAGATGACCGGGGTGGAATGCGGCGTGGCCTCGCTGGCGATGGTACTGGCGCATTACGGGGCGTGGGTCTCAATCGAAGAATTGCGGATCAATGCCAGCGTTACCCGCGACGGCAGCAAGGCCAGCAATCTGCTGAAGGCGGCGCGGAAGTACAATCTGTCGGCCAAGGGCTTCAAGAAAGAGCCGGATGCGCTGAATACGCTGCCCCTGCCGTCGATCATCCACTGGAATTTCAATCATTATGTGGTCTTTGAAGGTATTCGCGGGGGATATGCCTATATCAATGACCCGGCCAGCGGACCGAGGAAAATTCCGGTTGAGGAATTCGGCGAATATTACACTGGGGTCGTGCTGGCGTTTGAACCGGGTGAAGACTTTGCGAAGCAGGGGACAGCGCCCGGACTGCTGGGCTCGTTTTCCAAGCGGCTTTCCGGGTCCTGGGCGGCATTGTGCTTTGTCCTGCTGATCAGTCTGGCTCTGGTCATCCCCGGCATTACCATTGCAGGTTTTTCGAAAATCTTTGTCGACAGTATCCTGATTGATGAGAAAAGCGACTGGCTGGTCCCCCTGATTCTCGGCATTTGTGTCGCCGCCCTGTTCCGCGGCGGGCTGACATGGCTGCAACAATCTTATCTTTTGCGCATGGAAACCAAGCTCGCGCTTTCGATGGCGTCACGGTTTCTCTGGCATCTGATTCGGCTGCCCGCCGATTTCTTCAATCAGCGTCATGCCGGGGATCTGGCTGATCGGATGGCCGCTAATGACCGGATCGCCACGCTGCTGTCCGGTCAGCTGGCGACCAACAGCCTGAATCTGGCAATGGTCATTTTCTATGGCCTGGCGATTGCCCTGTTTGATGGCCTGCTGGCACTCATTGCATTCGGTATGGCCGCGATGAATCTGGTCGCCCTGAAGGTTGTTAACCGGAAGCGTGAAGACCTGAGCCGCTCGCTGCTGGCAGATTACGGTAAGCTTGCTGCCGCGACAGTGGGCAGTCTGCGGGCAGCAGAAACCCTGAAGGCCAGCGGTACAGAGAATGATGCCTTTCGGAACTGGGCCGGGTATCAGGCAAAGATGTTGTTGTCGCAGCGGGATATGGGCGGACCAAACGCCCTGCTGACGGCGTTTCCGATGCTGATGACCTCCCTCACCACTGCCGCGATACTGGGTGTCGGGGGATATCGGGTCATGGAAGGGTCGCTGTCGGTCGGGTCGATCGTTGCCATTCAGTCCCTGATGGCAAGTTTTACCGGTCCGATTAAGGCTCTCGTTGATCTTGGCGGACAGTTGCAGAAGGTAAAAGGGGACATCGCCCGGCTGGATGATGTGGAGACACATTCCGTCTATACCGGACGGGGCCCGTCAGACGAGGGGGACTGGGAAGGCCCGGCCCAGCTGGCAGGCCAGATTACACTGGATAATGTCAGCTTCGGCTATAGCCCGATTGATCCGCCGTTACTGACCGGCGTGTCACTGGAATTGCGCCCCGGCGCACGGGTTGCACTGGTTGGCGGGTCGGGGTGTGGCAAATCCACACTGGGGCGGCTGGCTGCCGGAATTCTGTCGCCGAGAGAGGGCGAAATCCGTATCGACGGATATCCGATAGAGACGATCCCGCCGCATGTGTTTGCGGCCACGGTTTCCTATGTCGATCAGGACATCTTCCTGTTTGAAGGAACGGTTCGCGATAACCTCAGCCTCTGGAACAGTTCAACCCCGACCCGGTCGCTGACGCAGGCGCTGAAAGATGCCGCGATCCATGAAGAGGTCATGGAGCGGCCGGGACAGTATGAAGGGATGCTTGAAGAAGGCGGCATGAACTATTCCGGGGGACAGCGGCAGAGGCTGGAAATTGCCCGTGCGCTGGCCAGTGATCCGCGCATCCTGATTCTGGATGAAGCGACCTCGGCACTGGATTCAGTGACTGAGAAGCTGGTCGATGACAATCTCCGCCGCCGGGGATGTACCTGTCTCATCATTGCCCACCGGATGTCGACGATCCGCGATTGTGACGAGATCATCGTTCTGGACCGGGGGCAGATCGTTGAACGGGGAACGCATGACGATCTGCTGGCGGCAAACGGTGCCTATACCCGTCTCATCGGTATTGAGGGATAGGGCAGATGGCACAGGAGACCGCGGATCAGATTCTGAATTCGATTGATATCGACCAGCTTGGTGGTGAACGTCAGGCAGCGGAAGGCAATACTCCCCTGCATCTGGAAGATGTTGAGTCAGCAGTACTGGTGCTGGACGGACATCTTGATGTGTTCGCGGTCAGTTTTTCCGAAGATGGCAGGATTGACCGGCGTTACAGTCTGTATCGTGCGCATCGGGGCGATCTGGTGGTCGGCCTTCCGCCGGGCGGGCCGAATGAAACCGGATCCCGGTACTTTATTGAGGCTGTCGGTTCTGTCGGCACCGTCGTGCTTGATAAGATCACGACCGCCGCCATGCAGGTTGTTCCGGAGGCTGTTCTCGCCGGAATGCTCGACCGTCTGGCAGAGGGGCATCTGTACAGCTTCGAGCATGGCCGGCCAGCCAGAACAACGACAGTTATGGGCGTTGGCGACCACTCGGAACTGCACAGGGCTATCGCGGCCTTCGGCACGGGCCACAGGCCGGTCTGGCTGCGGGCAGGGAGTGACCTGCTGATGTATGGGGATACCGCCCTGAACGCCACCTGCCTGCCGGTCACATCTTCGGCCTGGGCAGAGGTAACGGACAGCCAGCAGGTCAGTTGCCTCGGGTCAGCAGATCTGGTTGTCGATGGCAGCTGGTATACTGCCCTGTCAGGGTTTCTGACTGTTTGTC
Above is a window of Alphaproteobacteria bacterium HT1-32 DNA encoding:
- a CDS encoding NHLP bacteriocin system secretion protein; protein product: MNLPDGQPRKLFRKAALDRLSSPEQLDRLVPISDTFGWLALLTLLLLLSVAVVWGVFGRIPDQVEGKGILVNTGGRIIDAMSPSAGTVINLRVDRNDFVKKGQEIAAIEQTGLQDEYIGALEMLAERRDERDTRERLFAAEFALKENNFTQQIRAQKQIIQAARNRRSFLATKITGLEGLIAKGYTTNDRLEEANVDYNAAVQDISTAQNRILEIEAEKLDLRSMHQKDLTGIDQRISEAERKLREIETRMSADARVIAPASGRITELKVFEGSVLQAGAAIASIATTGDALQAVLYIPTEDGKRVEPGMTVRISPSSVKKEEHGSILGIVTEVSAFPATRQGMLTVLQNDDLVTAYSETGAPYATRVNLMADPQTVSGFKWTSGGGPRLDITGGSTVEAEITVSEDPPINLIIPFIRKHTGIGFWSEVVN
- a CDS encoding NHLP family bacteriocin export ABC transporter peptidase/permease/ATPase subunit, whose translation is MSEAAKPFSQSGGGKKNRRVRTPTILQMTGVECGVASLAMVLAHYGAWVSIEELRINASVTRDGSKASNLLKAARKYNLSAKGFKKEPDALNTLPLPSIIHWNFNHYVVFEGIRGGYAYINDPASGPRKIPVEEFGEYYTGVVLAFEPGEDFAKQGTAPGLLGSFSKRLSGSWAALCFVLLISLALVIPGITIAGFSKIFVDSILIDEKSDWLVPLILGICVAALFRGGLTWLQQSYLLRMETKLALSMASRFLWHLIRLPADFFNQRHAGDLADRMAANDRIATLLSGQLATNSLNLAMVIFYGLAIALFDGLLALIAFGMAAMNLVALKVVNRKREDLSRSLLADYGKLAAATVGSLRAAETLKASGTENDAFRNWAGYQAKMLLSQRDMGGPNALLTAFPMLMTSLTTAAILGVGGYRVMEGSLSVGSIVAIQSLMASFTGPIKALVDLGGQLQKVKGDIARLDDVETHSVYTGRGPSDEGDWEGPAQLAGQITLDNVSFGYSPIDPPLLTGVSLELRPGARVALVGGSGCGKSTLGRLAAGILSPREGEIRIDGYPIETIPPHVFAATVSYVDQDIFLFEGTVRDNLSLWNSSTPTRSLTQALKDAAIHEEVMERPGQYEGMLEEGGMNYSGGQRQRLEIARALASDPRILILDEATSALDSVTEKLVDDNLRRRGCTCLIIAHRMSTIRDCDEIIVLDRGQIVERGTHDDLLAANGAYTRLIGIEG